The following are encoded in a window of Nocardioides houyundeii genomic DNA:
- the rplP gene encoding 50S ribosomal protein L16: protein MLMPRRVKHRKQHHPKRTGAAKGGTKIAFGDFGIQAVEGHYVTNRQIESARIAMTRHIKRGGKVWINIYPDRPLTKKPAETRMGSGKGSPEWWVANVKPGRVMFELSGVTEEVAREAMRRAMHKLPMKCRFISREAGEF, encoded by the coding sequence ATGTTGATGCCCCGTCGAGTCAAGCACCGCAAGCAGCACCACCCGAAGCGGACCGGTGCGGCCAAGGGTGGAACGAAGATCGCCTTCGGCGACTTCGGCATCCAGGCGGTCGAGGGTCACTACGTCACGAACCGACAGATCGAGTCTGCTCGTATCGCGATGACCCGCCACATCAAGCGTGGCGGAAAGGTCTGGATCAACATCTACCCGGACCGCCCGCTGACCAAGAAGCCTGCCGAGACCCGCATGGGATCCGGTAAGGGTTCTCCCGAGTGGTGGGTGGCGAACGTCAAGCCCGGCCGCGTCATGTTCGAACTTTCCGGAGTCACCGAGGAGGTTGCTCGCGAGGCCATGCGCCGCGCGATGCACAAGCTCCCGATGAAGTGCCGGTTCATTTCCCGCGAGGCCGGTGAATTCTGA
- a CDS encoding type Z 30S ribosomal protein S14: MAKTALKVKAARKPKFAVRGYTRCQRCGRPKAVYRKFGLCRICLREMAHRGELPGVTKSSW, encoded by the coding sequence ATGGCGAAGACTGCTCTGAAGGTGAAGGCGGCTCGCAAGCCGAAGTTCGCCGTGCGCGGATACACCCGTTGCCAGCGGTGCGGACGACCCAAGGCCGTCTACCGCAAGTTCGGCCTGTGCCGCATCTGCCTGCGGGAAATGGCGCACCGGGGCGAGCTGCCCGGCGTGACCAAGTCCTCCTGGTAA
- the rplR gene encoding 50S ribosomal protein L18, with amino-acid sequence MGISLSNNKHTAGRVKSRLKRQMRGRKKVSGTAERPRLVVTRSAKHISVQVVDDLVGKTLAYASTMEADVRSESGDKTAKAKKVGALVAERAKAAGVDGVVFDRAGNKYHGRVAALADAAREGGLAF; translated from the coding sequence ATGGGTATCTCGCTCTCCAACAACAAGCACACCGCTGGTCGGGTCAAGTCCCGGCTCAAGCGGCAGATGCGTGGCCGCAAGAAGGTCTCCGGCACCGCCGAGCGTCCCCGCCTGGTCGTCACCCGTTCCGCCAAGCACATCAGCGTGCAGGTGGTCGACGACCTGGTCGGCAAGACCCTGGCCTACGCCTCCACCATGGAGGCGGACGTCCGCTCGGAGTCTGGCGACAAGACGGCCAAGGCGAAGAAGGTCGGCGCACTCGTGGCCGAGCGTGCCAAGGCTGCTGGTGTCGACGGCGTGGTCTTCGACCGTGCCGGCAACAAGTACCACGGCCGCGTCGCGGCCCTGGCCGACGCCGCCCGCGAGGGCGGGCTGGCTTTCTGA
- the rplV gene encoding 50S ribosomal protein L22, with product MSVSERQRTSARRVSLLGDQPGAFASARYVRITPMKARRVVDMVRGLPVDEALALLQFAPQAASETVYKVLESAIANAESVEGLAKGDLVVSVATVDEGPTMKRWRPRAQGRATRINKRTSHITLAVQPVGVVEKKGRKA from the coding sequence ATGAGTGTCAGTGAGCGTCAGCGCACGAGCGCCCGCCGCGTGTCCCTGCTCGGCGACCAGCCGGGTGCCTTCGCGAGTGCGCGTTACGTGCGAATCACCCCGATGAAGGCTCGCCGTGTCGTCGACATGGTCCGCGGCCTTCCCGTCGACGAGGCCCTCGCGCTGCTGCAGTTCGCGCCGCAGGCCGCCTCCGAGACCGTCTACAAGGTGCTTGAGAGCGCCATCGCCAACGCCGAGAGCGTCGAAGGCCTTGCGAAGGGCGACCTGGTCGTCTCCGTCGCCACGGTCGACGAGGGTCCCACCATGAAGCGTTGGCGTCCGCGTGCGCAGGGTCGTGCGACCCGCATCAACAAGCGCACCAGCCACATCACCCTGGCCGTCCAGCCGGTTGGTGTCGTCGAGAAGAAGGGACGGAAGGCCTGA
- the rplF gene encoding 50S ribosomal protein L6: MSRIGRLPITVPSGVDVAIDNALVTVKGPKGTLSHSVATPITVARNDEGVLEVKRPNDERESRSLHGLTRTLINNMVIGVTEGYEKKLEIVGVGYRVLPKSPTQLEFQLGYSHPIVVDAPEGITFTVEGPTKLGVLGIDKQLVGETAAKIRKLRKPEPYKGKGVRYAGEQVRRKVGKAGK; the protein is encoded by the coding sequence ATGTCACGAATTGGCAGGCTTCCCATCACGGTCCCGTCGGGCGTCGATGTCGCCATCGACAACGCCCTGGTGACCGTCAAGGGACCCAAGGGCACCCTGAGCCACTCCGTCGCCACGCCCATCACGGTGGCGCGGAACGACGAAGGCGTGCTCGAGGTCAAGCGCCCCAACGACGAGCGTGAGAGCCGCTCGCTGCACGGGCTCACCCGCACCCTGATCAACAACATGGTGATCGGTGTGACCGAGGGCTACGAGAAGAAGCTCGAGATCGTCGGCGTGGGTTACCGCGTGCTCCCCAAGAGCCCGACGCAGCTGGAGTTCCAGCTCGGCTACTCGCACCCCATCGTGGTCGATGCCCCCGAGGGCATCACCTTCACCGTTGAGGGTCCGACCAAGCTCGGTGTCCTCGGCATCGACAAGCAGCTGGTCGGTGAGACCGCTGCGAAGATTCGCAAGCTTCGCAAGCCCGAGCCCTACAAGGGCAAGGGCGTGCGTTACGCCGGCGAGCAGGTCCGCCGCAAGGTCGGAAAGGCTGGTAAGTAG
- the rpsS gene encoding 30S ribosomal protein S19, with protein MPRSLKKGPFVDGHLMKKVDAENDKGSHNVIKTWSRRSMIVPAMIGHTIAVHDGRKHVPVFVTDSMVGHKLGEFAPTRTYRGHVKEDRKGRRR; from the coding sequence ATGCCTCGTAGCCTGAAGAAGGGTCCCTTCGTGGACGGCCACCTGATGAAGAAGGTGGACGCGGAGAACGACAAGGGTTCCCACAACGTCATCAAGACCTGGTCGCGCCGGTCGATGATCGTGCCGGCCATGATCGGTCACACGATCGCCGTGCACGACGGTCGCAAGCACGTCCCCGTGTTCGTCACCGACTCCATGGTCGGTCACAAGCTCGGTGAGTTCGCCCCGACCCGCACCTACCGCGGGCACGTCAAGGAAGACCGGAAGGGTCGTCGTCGATGA
- the rpsH gene encoding 30S ribosomal protein S8 gives MTMTDPIADMLTRLRNANQAYHDAVKMPYSKLKEGVAEILREQGYITSYDVTEPAEGEVGKTLHITLKYGRNRERSIAGVRRISKPGLRVYAKSTGLPKVLGGMGVAIISTSQGLLTDRQANQKGVGGEVLAYVW, from the coding sequence ATGACCATGACTGACCCGATCGCAGACATGCTTACTCGTCTGCGCAACGCCAACCAGGCGTACCACGACGCGGTGAAGATGCCGTACAGCAAGCTCAAGGAAGGCGTCGCCGAGATCCTTCGGGAGCAGGGGTACATCACCTCCTACGACGTCACCGAGCCCGCCGAGGGCGAGGTGGGCAAGACGCTCCACATCACCCTCAAGTACGGCCGGAACCGCGAGCGCTCCATCGCCGGTGTGCGCCGCATCAGCAAGCCGGGCCTCCGCGTCTACGCGAAGAGCACCGGCCTGCCCAAGGTCCTCGGTGGCATGGGCGTCGCGATCATCTCGACGAGCCAGGGCCTGCTGACCGACCGCCAGGCAAACCAGAAGGGCGTGGGTGGGGAAGTCCTCGCCTACGTCTGGTAA
- the rplO gene encoding 50S ribosomal protein L15: MTLKLHHLRPAPGAKTAKTRVGRGEGSKGKTSGRGTKGTKARYQVPVAFEGGQMPIHMRLPKLKGFKNPFKVEFQVVNLDSLNALFPSGGVVGIEDLVAKGAVRKGHPVKVLGQGEITVALQVSANAFSASAKSKIEAAGGTTTVV, from the coding sequence ATGACGCTCAAGCTGCACCACCTGCGTCCGGCTCCCGGTGCGAAGACTGCCAAGACCCGCGTGGGCCGTGGTGAGGGTTCCAAGGGTAAGACCTCGGGTCGCGGTACCAAGGGCACCAAGGCTCGCTACCAGGTCCCGGTCGCCTTCGAGGGTGGCCAGATGCCCATCCACATGCGGCTCCCCAAGCTGAAGGGGTTCAAGAACCCCTTCAAGGTGGAGTTCCAGGTCGTCAACCTCGACAGCCTGAACGCTCTCTTCCCCTCGGGTGGAGTCGTCGGCATCGAGGACCTGGTCGCCAAGGGCGCGGTCCGCAAGGGCCACCCGGTCAAGGTGCTCGGTCAGGGCGAGATCACGGTCGCGCTCCAGGTGAGCGCCAACGCGTTCTCGGCCTCGGCCAAGTCCAAGATCGAGGCCGCGGGCGGCACCACCACGGTGGTCTGA
- a CDS encoding adenylate kinase, with the protein MRLIIMGPPGAGKGTQAAFIAERYGVPAISTGDIFRANVSQGTPLGLEAQRFMDAGEYVPDEVTNRMVRNRLSEDDAEAGFLLDGYPRTVAQVAELDGMIGDSGHSLDAVVVLTVDPEEIVQRLLQRALIDGRADDTEDVIRRRQEVYAEQTQPLIGVYRDRDLLVEVDGMGEVDEVTARVLKALDSISKH; encoded by the coding sequence ATGCGTCTGATCATCATGGGCCCGCCCGGAGCAGGCAAGGGCACTCAGGCCGCGTTCATCGCCGAGCGCTACGGCGTGCCGGCGATCTCGACCGGCGACATCTTCCGGGCCAACGTGTCCCAGGGCACCCCGCTGGGGCTCGAGGCGCAGCGCTTCATGGACGCGGGGGAGTACGTCCCCGACGAGGTCACCAACCGGATGGTGCGCAACCGCCTGTCCGAGGACGACGCCGAGGCGGGGTTCCTGCTCGACGGGTACCCGCGCACCGTGGCCCAGGTCGCGGAGCTCGACGGGATGATCGGGGACTCCGGGCACTCCCTGGACGCCGTGGTGGTGCTCACCGTGGACCCGGAGGAGATCGTGCAGCGCCTGCTGCAGCGGGCCCTGATCGACGGCCGCGCTGACGACACCGAGGACGTCATCCGGCGCCGGCAGGAGGTCTACGCCGAGCAGACCCAGCCGCTGATCGGTGTCTACCGGGACCGCGACCTGCTGGTCGAGGTCGACGGCATGGGCGAGGTCGACGAGGTCACCGCCCGGGTGCTCAAGGCGCTCGACTCGATCTCCAAGCACTGA
- the rplN gene encoding 50S ribosomal protein L14 — protein sequence MIQQESRLKVADNTGAKEILCIRVLGGSGRRYAGIGDTIVATVKDAIPGGNVKKGDVVKAVIVRTVKERRRPDGSYIKFDENAAVILKTDGEPRGTRIFGPVGRELREKKFMKIISLAPEVL from the coding sequence ATGATCCAGCAGGAGTCGCGACTCAAGGTCGCCGACAACACCGGTGCGAAGGAGATCCTTTGCATCCGTGTTCTCGGTGGTTCGGGTCGCCGCTACGCGGGTATCGGCGACACGATCGTCGCCACCGTCAAGGACGCGATCCCCGGTGGCAACGTGAAGAAGGGTGACGTCGTCAAGGCCGTCATCGTGCGCACCGTCAAGGAGCGCCGCCGCCCGGACGGCTCGTACATCAAGTTCGACGAGAACGCCGCCGTCATCCTCAAGACCGACGGAGAGCCGCGAGGCACTCGCATCTTCGGCCCCGTGGGCCGCGAGCTGCGCGAGAAGAAGTTCATGAAGATCATCTCGCTGGCCCCGGAGGTGCTGTGA
- the rpsE gene encoding 30S ribosomal protein S5, whose protein sequence is MSGAQRGQRGGERRGNRDDRRGGQAEKTAYIERVVAINRVAKVVKGGRRFSFTALVIVGDGEGLVGVGYGKAKEVPAAIAKGVEEAKKHFFKVPRIQGTIPHPVQGEKAAGVVMLRPAAPGTGVIAGGPVRAVLECAGIHDVLSKSLGSSNQINIVHATVAALQMLEEPEQVAARRGLTVEQVTPAAILRARAEVSS, encoded by the coding sequence ATGAGCGGAGCCCAGCGCGGACAGCGCGGAGGCGAGCGCCGTGGCAACCGCGACGATCGTCGTGGTGGCCAGGCCGAGAAGACCGCCTACATCGAGCGCGTCGTTGCGATCAACCGAGTCGCCAAGGTCGTGAAGGGTGGTCGTCGCTTCAGCTTCACCGCCCTCGTGATCGTGGGTGACGGCGAAGGTCTCGTTGGCGTCGGCTACGGCAAGGCGAAGGAAGTTCCCGCGGCGATCGCCAAGGGTGTCGAGGAGGCCAAGAAGCACTTCTTCAAGGTTCCTCGCATCCAGGGCACCATCCCGCACCCCGTGCAGGGGGAGAAGGCGGCTGGCGTCGTCATGCTCCGTCCTGCCGCCCCTGGTACCGGTGTCATCGCCGGTGGCCCGGTGCGTGCGGTGCTGGAGTGCGCGGGAATCCATGACGTGCTGAGCAAGTCGCTCGGTTCGTCCAACCAGATCAACATCGTCCACGCGACGGTCGCGGCGCTGCAGATGCTCGAGGAGCCGGAGCAGGTCGCTGCTCGTCGTGGGCTCACCGTCGAGCAGGTCACGCCGGCTGCGATCCTGCGGGCCCGGGCGGAGGTGTCATCCTGA
- the rpmD gene encoding 50S ribosomal protein L30, which translates to MAQLKVQQKRGLVGLKANQRETLRTLGLKRIGDVVVKEDRPEIRGMVNTVRHLVTVEEVE; encoded by the coding sequence ATGGCACAGCTCAAGGTCCAGCAGAAGCGCGGGCTGGTCGGCCTGAAGGCCAACCAGCGCGAGACGCTGCGCACGCTCGGTCTCAAGCGGATCGGCGACGTCGTCGTCAAGGAGGACCGCCCGGAGATCCGGGGCATGGTCAACACGGTCCGTCACCTGGTGACGGTAGAGGAGGTGGAGTGA
- the rpsC gene encoding 30S ribosomal protein S3 — protein sequence MGQKINPNGFRLGISTDHKSRWYADKLYKAYVGEDVAIRKLLSKGMERAGISKVEIERTRDRVRVDIHTARPGIVIGRRGAEADRIRGELEKLTGKQVQLNILEVKSPEVDAQLVAQGVAEQLSGRVQFRRAMKKAMQTSMRSGAKGIRIQCSGRLNGAEMSRTEFYREGRVPLHTLRADIDYGFYEAKTTFGRIGVKVWIYKGEVAGTRAERQAQQAARAGAPGRGGAGGRPSRGAERPSRGTRGNARSDAPSTEAAAPAAAEAPAAAPVEAAPTTGQEA from the coding sequence ATGGGCCAGAAGATCAACCCGAATGGCTTCCGCCTCGGAATCTCCACGGACCACAAGTCGCGCTGGTACGCCGACAAGCTCTACAAGGCGTACGTCGGCGAGGACGTCGCGATCCGCAAGCTGCTCTCCAAGGGCATGGAGCGGGCCGGCATCTCCAAGGTCGAGATCGAGCGCACCCGGGACCGCGTGCGGGTGGACATCCACACCGCGCGTCCGGGCATCGTCATCGGCCGTCGTGGAGCCGAGGCCGACCGCATCCGCGGCGAGCTCGAGAAGCTGACCGGCAAGCAGGTGCAGCTGAACATCCTCGAGGTCAAGAGCCCCGAGGTCGACGCGCAGCTGGTCGCCCAGGGCGTCGCCGAGCAGCTCTCCGGCCGCGTGCAGTTCCGCCGCGCCATGAAGAAGGCCATGCAGACCTCGATGCGCTCCGGTGCCAAGGGCATCCGGATCCAGTGCTCGGGTCGGCTCAACGGCGCCGAGATGTCGCGTACCGAGTTCTACCGCGAGGGTCGCGTGCCGCTGCACACCCTGCGTGCCGACATCGACTACGGCTTCTACGAGGCTAAGACGACGTTCGGCCGCATCGGCGTGAAGGTCTGGATCTACAAGGGCGAGGTCGCCGGCACCCGTGCCGAGCGTCAGGCCCAGCAGGCTGCCCGCGCCGGCGCTCCCGGTCGCGGCGGTGCAGGTGGCCGTCCCAGCCGCGGCGCCGAGCGTCCCAGCCGTGGCACCCGTGGCAACGCCCGCAGCGACGCGCCGTCGACCGAGGCCGCAGCTCCGGCTGCCGCCGAGGCGCCGGCTGCCGCTCCGGTCGAGGCCGCTCCCACCACCGGACAGGAGGCCTGA
- the rpmC gene encoding 50S ribosomal protein L29, producing the protein MSDKMSVNTLDELGAEDLETKLREAKEELFNLRFQSATGQLDNNGRLRTVKKDIARIYTVLRERELGIRTAPGAENKEEATA; encoded by the coding sequence ATGAGCGACAAGATGAGCGTGAACACGCTCGACGAGCTGGGTGCCGAGGATCTCGAGACCAAGCTGCGAGAGGCCAAGGAGGAGCTCTTCAACCTCCGTTTCCAGTCGGCCACCGGCCAGCTGGACAACAACGGTCGGCTCCGTACGGTCAAGAAGGACATCGCCCGGATCTACACGGTGCTGCGCGAGCGTGAGCTCGGCATCCGCACCGCGCCCGGCGCCGAGAACAAGGAAGAGGCCACCGCATGA
- the map gene encoding type I methionyl aminopeptidase has product MALRDRGIEIKSGEQIVKMRAAGLLVGQTLELLRASVRPDVTTGELDAIAEDNIRSGGGIPSFKGYSQPPFPASICASVNDQVVHGIPGDRTLVAGDVISIDCGAIVDGWHGDAAITVAVGDVAPEVSRLMEVTQESMWRGIGAARIGGRVTDIGHAVETYVRSQGPYGILEDYTGHGIGTQMHQPPNVPNYGRPGRGAKLVRGLALAVEPMLTLGTKETDLDEDEWTVVTADGSWSAHFEHTFALTPTGSWVLTALDGGEEKLAELGVPFGGVA; this is encoded by the coding sequence ATGGCACTGCGCGACCGCGGCATCGAGATCAAGTCCGGCGAACAGATCGTCAAGATGCGCGCCGCGGGCCTGCTGGTGGGTCAGACCCTGGAGCTGCTGCGCGCCTCGGTACGTCCCGACGTCACCACCGGTGAGCTGGATGCGATCGCGGAGGACAACATCCGCTCAGGGGGCGGGATCCCGTCCTTCAAGGGCTACAGCCAGCCCCCGTTCCCCGCGAGCATCTGTGCCTCGGTGAACGACCAGGTGGTGCACGGCATCCCCGGCGACCGCACGCTGGTCGCCGGCGACGTGATCTCCATCGACTGTGGCGCGATCGTGGACGGCTGGCACGGGGACGCCGCCATCACCGTCGCGGTGGGCGATGTCGCCCCAGAGGTCTCCCGGCTGATGGAGGTCACCCAGGAGAGCATGTGGCGGGGGATCGGGGCAGCCCGGATCGGTGGTCGCGTCACTGACATCGGCCATGCGGTCGAGACCTACGTGCGCAGCCAGGGGCCCTACGGGATCCTCGAGGACTACACCGGTCACGGCATCGGCACCCAGATGCACCAGCCGCCCAACGTGCCCAACTACGGGCGCCCCGGGCGGGGAGCCAAGCTGGTCCGGGGGCTCGCCCTGGCGGTGGAGCCGATGCTCACCCTGGGCACCAAGGAGACCGACCTCGACGAGGACGAGTGGACCGTGGTGACCGCCGACGGCTCGTGGTCCGCGCACTTCGAGCACACGTTCGCGCTCACCCCGACCGGGTCCTGGGTGCTGACGGCGCTCGACGGCGGCGAGGAGAAGCTGGCCGAGCTCGGTGTCCCGTTCGGCGGAGTCGCCTAG
- the rpsQ gene encoding 30S ribosomal protein S17, whose amino-acid sequence MSEAVRNARKTREGLVVSDKMDKTIVVSVEDRVKHALYGKVMRRTSKLKAHDETNECGIGDRVLIMETRPLSATKRWRVVQVLEKAK is encoded by the coding sequence ATGAGCGAGGCAGTCCGCAACGCCCGCAAGACCCGTGAGGGCCTGGTCGTCAGCGACAAGATGGACAAGACCATCGTGGTCTCCGTCGAGGACCGCGTGAAGCACGCGCTCTACGGCAAGGTCATGCGCCGCACCTCCAAGCTCAAGGCGCACGACGAGACCAACGAGTGCGGCATCGGCGACCGGGTCCTGATCATGGAGACCCGCCCGCTGTCCGCGACCAAGCGCTGGCGCGTGGTCCAGGTCCTCGAAAAGGCCAAGTGA
- the rplE gene encoding 50S ribosomal protein L5 yields MAESTTGEHTIPRLKTRYREEILPALQSEFEIKNVMQVPGLTKVVVNMGVGEAARDSKLIEGAIKDLTAITGQKPMVTKARKSIAQFKLREGMPIGAHVTLRGDRMWEFMDRLLSLALPRIRDFRGLSPKQFDGRGNYTFGLTEQVMFHEIDQDKIDRSRGMDITVVTTATNDDEGRALLKQLGFPFKEN; encoded by the coding sequence ATGGCTGAGTCCACCACCGGGGAGCACACCATTCCCCGTCTGAAGACCCGCTACCGCGAGGAGATCCTCCCCGCGCTGCAGTCCGAGTTCGAGATCAAGAACGTCATGCAGGTCCCTGGCCTCACCAAGGTCGTGGTCAACATGGGTGTCGGCGAGGCAGCTCGCGACTCCAAGCTGATCGAGGGCGCCATCAAGGACCTCACGGCCATCACCGGCCAGAAGCCCATGGTGACGAAGGCCCGCAAGTCGATCGCGCAGTTCAAGCTGCGCGAGGGCATGCCCATCGGCGCCCACGTCACCCTGCGGGGCGACCGCATGTGGGAGTTCATGGACCGGCTGCTGTCGCTGGCCCTGCCCCGCATCCGTGACTTCCGCGGCCTGTCGCCCAAGCAGTTCGACGGGCGCGGCAACTACACCTTCGGTCTCACCGAGCAGGTCATGTTCCACGAGATCGACCAGGACAAGATCGACCGGTCGCGCGGCATGGACATCACGGTCGTGACCACCGCCACCAACGACGACGAGGGTCGGGCGCTGCTCAAGCAGCTCGGCTTCCCGTTCAAGGAGAACTGA
- the secY gene encoding preprotein translocase subunit SecY encodes MLGAFANAFRTPDLRRKLLFVLLIITLFRLGSQVPAPGVNVANVQSCLSAVEDQGIYSLINMFSGGALLQLTIFALGIMPYITASIILQLLVVVIPRLETLKKEGQAGQTKITQYTRYLTLGLALLQATGIVALARSGNLLPQCNQDLLHSDSTGTFLMLVVTMTAGTAVIMWLGELITDRGIGNGMSILIFTQVVATFPGSLWQVQQTKGWWTFGAVLVVGLVIVAAVIFIEQAQRRIPVQYARRMVGRKMFGGSSTYIPLKVNQAGIIPVIFASSLLYLPAMAVQFNQSTDNPVLKFVNRYLVSGDNPVYMATYFLMIIFFTYFYVSITFNPEEVADNMKKYGGFIPGIRAGKPTERYLSYVLSRITFPGALYLGLISLIPLIALALIGANQNFPFGGTSILIMVGVALDTVKQIESQLQQRNYEGFLS; translated from the coding sequence GTGCTAGGCGCGTTCGCCAACGCTTTCCGCACGCCGGACCTGCGGCGCAAGCTGCTGTTCGTGCTGCTGATCATCACGCTCTTCCGACTCGGCTCGCAGGTGCCGGCACCCGGTGTCAACGTCGCGAACGTGCAGTCCTGTCTCTCCGCTGTCGAGGACCAGGGCATCTACAGCCTGATCAACATGTTCTCGGGTGGTGCGCTGCTCCAGCTCACCATCTTCGCGCTCGGGATCATGCCCTACATCACCGCCAGCATCATCCTGCAGCTGCTCGTCGTGGTGATCCCACGGCTGGAGACGCTGAAGAAGGAGGGGCAGGCCGGTCAGACCAAGATCACTCAGTACACCCGCTACCTGACGCTGGGTCTCGCCCTGCTCCAGGCCACCGGCATCGTCGCGCTGGCCCGCTCGGGCAACCTCCTCCCGCAGTGCAACCAGGACCTGCTGCACAGCGACTCCACCGGCACGTTCCTGATGCTGGTCGTGACCATGACCGCCGGGACCGCGGTCATCATGTGGCTCGGTGAGCTCATCACCGACCGCGGCATCGGCAACGGCATGTCGATCCTCATCTTCACCCAGGTCGTCGCCACCTTCCCGGGCTCGCTGTGGCAGGTGCAGCAGACCAAGGGCTGGTGGACCTTCGGGGCCGTGCTCGTGGTCGGCCTGGTCATCGTCGCCGCGGTCATCTTCATCGAGCAGGCACAGCGCCGCATCCCGGTGCAGTACGCGCGCCGGATGGTCGGGCGCAAGATGTTCGGCGGCTCCTCGACGTACATCCCGCTGAAGGTCAACCAGGCGGGCATCATCCCGGTCATCTTCGCCTCCTCGCTGCTCTACCTGCCGGCGATGGCGGTGCAGTTCAACCAGAGCACGGACAACCCGGTGCTGAAGTTCGTCAACAGGTACCTCGTCTCCGGTGACAACCCGGTCTACATGGCGACGTACTTCCTGATGATCATCTTCTTCACCTACTTCTACGTCTCGATCACCTTCAACCCCGAGGAGGTCGCCGACAACATGAAGAAGTACGGTGGCTTCATCCCCGGGATCAGGGCCGGCAAGCCCACGGAGCGCTACCTGTCCTACGTGCTGTCGCGCATCACGTTCCCCGGTGCCCTCTACCTCGGGCTGATCTCGTTGATCCCGCTGATCGCCCTGGCCCTGATCGGGGCCAACCAGAACTTCCCCTTCGGTGGTACCTCGATCCTGATCATGGTCGGCGTCGCACTGGACACGGTGAAGCAGATCGAGAGCCAGCTGCAGCAGCGCAACTACGAAGGGTTCCTCAGCTAA
- the rplX gene encoding 50S ribosomal protein L24 produces MTKKAPHVNIKKGDTVKVIAGKDKGAQGKVISVLREEQRVIVEGVNRIKRHTKVVNSGAGNTGGIITAEAPIHVSNVMLVEDDGVSRVAFRRDDVTKKRNDGSTYSAQRSVRVSRKTGKEI; encoded by the coding sequence ATGACGAAGAAGGCACCGCACGTGAACATCAAGAAGGGTGACACCGTCAAGGTGATCGCCGGCAAGGACAAGGGCGCCCAGGGCAAGGTCATCTCGGTGCTCCGTGAGGAGCAGCGGGTGATCGTCGAAGGTGTGAACCGCATCAAGCGTCACACCAAGGTCGTCAACTCCGGCGCCGGCAACACCGGTGGCATCATCACGGCCGAGGCACCGATCCACGTCTCGAACGTGATGCTGGTCGAGGACGACGGCGTCAGCCGGGTCGCCTTCCGCCGCGACGACGTGACCAAGAAGCGCAACGACGGCTCGACGTACAGCGCCCAGCGCAGCGTCCGGGTCTCGCGCAAGACCGGGAAGGAGATCTGA